From the genome of Symphalangus syndactylus isolate Jambi chromosome 7, NHGRI_mSymSyn1-v2.1_pri, whole genome shotgun sequence, one region includes:
- the NSG2 gene encoding neuronal vesicle trafficking-associated protein 2 isoform X2 yields MITAAQRDSSISTNAVSQPPWMLTTPPRTPIPEAASTQSSATTAWPSRALPGPSGRGCRQPLSSTSPSRPRPRATRGLPQPEWGAGWRGGPPLAKPSSSYKTTLYSWDMGAGAGQGRVGGGTHHKHGVCWSCLNRDFFLFLGIVDSSPSQAHVQRHVSC; encoded by the exons ATGATCACAGCTGCCCAGAGGGATTCGTCTATAAG cACAAACGCTGTATCCCAGCCTCCCTGGATGCTTACTACTCCTCCCAGGACCCCAATTCCAGAAGCCGCTTCTACACAGTCATCAGCCACTACAGCGTGGCCAAGCAGAGCACTGCCCGGGCCATCGGGCCGTGGCTGTCGGCAGCCGCTGTCATCCACGAGCCCAAGCCGCCCAAGACCCAGGGCCACTAGAGGCCTGCCCCAGCCAGAATGGGGGGCGGGGTGGAGAGGAGGACCCCCATTGGCTAAGCCAAGCTCCAGTTACAAGACAACACTGTACTCCTGGGAtatgggggcgggggcggggcagggcagggtggggggagGAACGCACCACAAACATGGTGTGTGCTGGAGTTGTCTGAACCGagatttctttttgttccttgGTATTGTTGATTCGTCCCCGAGTCAGGCTCATGTACAAAGGCATGTTTCGTGTTGA